From the Clostridia bacterium genome, the window AAGGGCATTGCGGAGGAACTCTACCGTGAGGGCGCGTTTGTCGTGATTGCCGACCTGAACGAGCCGCTGGCGCAGACGGTCGCGGAGTCGCTCGGCGAGCGCGCGGTTGCGGTCAAGACGGACGTCTCCAGCGAGGAGAGCGTCGCGGCGCTGATTGCAGCCACGGTGGAAGCGTTCGGCGGGCTGGACTTGTTCGTCAGCAACGCGGGCGTGCTCAAGGCGGGCTCACTCGACGAAATGGAGAAGAAGGATTTCGAGTTCGTGACCGCGATCAACTACACCGCGTTTTTCACCTGCGTGAAATACGCCCAGCGGATCATGCGCGCACAGTTTTCGGCGGATGCTTCGTGGATGGGCGATATCATTGAGATCAACAGCAAGAGCGGACTTGAGGGCAGCAACAAGAACTTCGCCTACGCGGGCGGAAAGTTCGGTGGCATCGGGCTGGTCGAAAGCTTTGCGCTGGAGCTCGCACCCTATAACATCAAGGTCAACGCGATTTGCCCCGGAAACTATTACGACGGCCCGCTTTGGAGCGATCCCGAGCGCGGATTGTTCGTGCAGTATCTGCATACAGGCAAGGTGCCGGGCGCGAAGACGATTGAAGATGTCAAGAACTTCTATCTAAGCAAATCGCTGATCAAGCGTGGATGTTTGCCGTCGGACGTCGCAAAGGCGATCTTCTACGCGGTGGAGCAGACCTACGAAACGGGTCAGGCAATCCCCGTGACCGGCGGACAGGTGATGCTCAGATGATTGATTTTTCGCTCCTTAACGAATTGAATGCAGGAACAAGCGAAGATCGCTTAGCCGCGCTTGCGCGCGCGACAGCGCGCGCCAAGTTCACTTCCGTTGACCCAAGGATGGTCAACAACCACATCCACACGAACTATTCGTTCTCGCCTTATTCGCCATCTGCCGCGGTCTACGCGGCAAGAGCGGAAGGCCTCGCCACCTGCGGCATCGTGGATCACGACAGCATCGGCGGAGCAAGAGAATTCATCGAGGCAGGGAAGATCGTCGGGATTCCGACGACCATCGGCATCGAGACGCGGATTTCGTTTGCGGAAACCCCGCTTGCAGACAAGCGCACCAACAACCCCGACCAGATCGGCAACAGCTACATGGTGCTGCACGCGGTTCCGCACGAGAACATCGATCTGGTGCAGGCGTATTTCGCGCCCGTTCGCGAAAAGCGCAACGCGCGTAATAGAAAAATGGTCGAGCGGATCAATGATCTCTACGCACTTGACGGTGTACAGCTCAATTTCGATCGCGATGTGCTGCCGCTCTCGCAGGCGGCAGAGGGCGGAAGCGTGACCGAACGGCACCTCATGCTCGCGCTCGCGCGGCAGCTGATTGCGCTCGGCAAAGCGAGCCTCCCGCAGAACGCGAGCGAACTCGACGTTATGTTCGCGGAATACGACCTCGTCGGCGCGCTGAAAAAGGACTGCATCCCGAAGGTGTTTATCCCGGCGACAGACGAATGCCCGACGCTGAATGAAATCGTGCGGTTCGCAGGAGAATCCGGCGGCATTCTCGCGTATGCGTATCTCGGCGACGTGACGAGCAGCGTCACCGGCGACAAGAAAGCGCAGAAATTTGAAGACGACTACCTCGACGAGCTGTTTGCGGTGATCGACCGGGCGGGTATCCGCGCGGTGACCTATATGCCCACGCGCAACTCGCAAGCGCAGATCGAGCGGCTGAGAAGTCTCTGCGACCGCTGCGGCATGCAGCAGATCACGGGCGAGGACATCAACTCCCCGCGACAGAGCTTTATCATCGAGAAGATGCGGGAAGAGCAGTTCAGCAATTTAATCGAGAGCACATGGAGACTGATCCGGCATGAGAACGGAGAAAGAGAGTAAGAGCATGAAGACAAGAGCAGTTCGCATCTACGGCGCGCAGGATCTGCGGCTGGAGGAGTTTGAGTTGAGCCCGGTCGGCGACGACGGCGTTCGCTGCAAGGTGATTTCGGACAGCCTTTGCATGTCCTCGTATAAGGTCTACATGCAGGGAGCTGCGCACAAGCGCGTTCCTGATGATGTCGCGACAAATCCCACGATCATAGGGCACGAGTTCTGCGGCATCGTGGATGAAGTCGGCAAGAACTGGGCGCACAAGTTCAAAAAGGGCGACGGCTTCGTCATACAGCCCGCGCACTCCTATCAGGGTGCGCTGACCGCGCCGGGCTATTCCTTCCGCGAGTGCGGCGGCGACGCGACCTACGTCAATATCCCCTGGGAAACGCTGCACATGGACTGCCTGCTGCCCTACAAGAGCGATGTCTTCTTCTACGGTTCGCTTGCCGAACCCATGAGCTGCATCATCGGCACGTTCCACGCGATGTACCACACCCGTGACGGCGAGTACGTCCACGATATGGGTATACGCGAGGGCGGCAAGATGGCGCTCCTCGCGGGCGTAGGCCCGATGGGCCTCGGCACCATCGACTACGCGCTGCACTGCGACCGCAAACCGGGCCTGCTCGTCGTCACCGACATCGACGACGCGAGATTGGCGCGCGCTGCCTCGATCTATACCGTCGAGCATGCAAAATCGTGCGGCATCGACCTGCACTACGTCAACACCGGCAAGCTCGAAAACCCGATTGAA encodes:
- a CDS encoding SDR family oxidoreductase encodes the protein KGIAEELYREGAFVVIADLNEPLAQTVAESLGERAVAVKTDVSSEESVAALIAATVEAFGGLDLFVSNAGVLKAGSLDEMEKKDFEFVTAINYTAFFTCVKYAQRIMRAQFSADASWMGDIIEINSKSGLEGSNKNFAYAGGKFGGIGLVESFALELAPYNIKVNAICPGNYYDGPLWSDPERGLFVQYLHTGKVPGAKTIEDVKNFYLSKSLIKRGCLPSDVAKAIFYAVEQTYETGQAIPVTGGQVMLR
- a CDS encoding PHP domain-containing protein, whose translation is MIDFSLLNELNAGTSEDRLAALARATARAKFTSVDPRMVNNHIHTNYSFSPYSPSAAVYAARAEGLATCGIVDHDSIGGAREFIEAGKIVGIPTTIGIETRISFAETPLADKRTNNPDQIGNSYMVLHAVPHENIDLVQAYFAPVREKRNARNRKMVERINDLYALDGVQLNFDRDVLPLSQAAEGGSVTERHLMLALARQLIALGKASLPQNASELDVMFAEYDLVGALKKDCIPKVFIPATDECPTLNEIVRFAGESGGILAYAYLGDVTSSVTGDKKAQKFEDDYLDELFAVIDRAGIRAVTYMPTRNSQAQIERLRSLCDRCGMQQITGEDINSPRQSFIIEKMREEQFSNLIESTWRLIRHENGERE
- a CDS encoding alcohol dehydrogenase catalytic domain-containing protein, with translation MKTRAVRIYGAQDLRLEEFELSPVGDDGVRCKVISDSLCMSSYKVYMQGAAHKRVPDDVATNPTIIGHEFCGIVDEVGKNWAHKFKKGDGFVIQPAHSYQGALTAPGYSFRECGGDATYVNIPWETLHMDCLLPYKSDVFFYGSLAEPMSCIIGTFHAMYHTRDGEYVHDMGIREGGKMALLAGVGPMGLGTIDYALHCDRKPGLLVVTDIDDARLARAASIYTVEHAKSCGIDLHYVNTGKLENPIE